The following are encoded together in the Halopseudomonas salegens genome:
- a CDS encoding lipocalin family protein, with amino-acid sequence MTGLLNFRTWLLMLMTGLVLSGCVRLPAQVTPVDNFQLERYLGTWYEIARLDHSFERGLSQVTAEYSQRDDGGVRVLNRGYDAAKGEWSEAEGKAYFVEDSDVGFLRVSFFGPFYGAYGIFELDSDYQYAFVSGPSSDYLWLLARSPEVDEAVIEHFVTRAKALGFAVDELIMVEHD; translated from the coding sequence ATGACAGGATTATTGAACTTTCGCACCTGGCTGCTCATGCTCATGACCGGGCTGGTATTGAGTGGCTGTGTGCGCCTGCCCGCGCAGGTCACTCCGGTGGACAACTTCCAGCTTGAGCGCTATCTGGGCACCTGGTATGAGATTGCCCGACTGGATCACTCGTTCGAGCGTGGATTGAGCCAGGTAACGGCCGAATACAGCCAACGTGATGACGGTGGTGTTCGCGTACTCAATCGCGGTTACGATGCTGCCAAAGGCGAGTGGTCAGAAGCAGAGGGCAAAGCCTATTTTGTCGAAGACTCTGACGTCGGCTTTTTGCGGGTATCTTTCTTCGGGCCTTTCTATGGTGCTTACGGCATTTTTGAACTGGATTCAGATTACCAGTACGCGTTCGTCAGCGGCCCATCCAGCGACTACCTGTGGTTGCTGGCCAGAAGCCCTGAGGTTGACGAGGCGGTAATCGAACATTTTGTCACGCGTGCGAAAGCGCTCGGCTTCGCCGTCGATGAGTTGATCATGGTTGAGCACGATTGA
- a CDS encoding substrate-binding periplasmic protein, with protein MFCRLTLATLMLVLLPWLTAQAQPSNDDALVFNTEEYPPFNFINARGDIDGTSTRLLQHALARLDVDVEFRLLPWARAYTEARLRDANCVYSTNRTRERSPLFQWVGPLEQSDWSAFALRERDLQLATLNELRHFKVGSAHEDAVGIYVSEQGVPVINASRDGENINRLKAGIIDVWVTSSPLAPHMAAKQGVQLDNLFTFNQTQLYLACHPSVDADFLTRLQEAVDQVRDSDEFAAERALILEPVE; from the coding sequence ATGTTTTGTCGCCTGACCCTGGCCACCTTGATGCTTGTGCTCTTGCCCTGGTTAACCGCCCAGGCACAACCCTCGAACGATGATGCGCTTGTTTTCAATACGGAAGAATACCCACCGTTCAATTTCATCAATGCCCGGGGTGATATAGACGGCACGTCCACCCGACTCCTGCAGCATGCGCTCGCCCGACTGGATGTCGATGTCGAATTTCGGCTGTTGCCCTGGGCCCGGGCCTACACGGAAGCACGTTTGCGAGATGCCAACTGCGTGTACTCAACCAACCGTACCCGCGAGCGAAGCCCTCTGTTTCAATGGGTCGGTCCACTGGAACAGAGTGACTGGAGCGCGTTTGCGCTGCGCGAACGTGATCTGCAACTGGCCACCCTGAATGAACTCAGGCATTTCAAGGTAGGCAGTGCGCATGAAGATGCAGTCGGCATCTACGTCAGCGAACAAGGGGTTCCGGTCATCAATGCTTCCAGGGATGGAGAGAACATCAACCGCCTCAAGGCCGGCATCATCGATGTCTGGGTCACCAGCTCCCCTCTGGCACCCCACATGGCGGCCAAACAGGGTGTGCAACTGGACAACCTGTTCACCTTCAACCAGACCCAGCTCTACCTTGCCTGCCACCCTTCGGTTGACGCTGATTTCCTCACCCGTCTGCAAGAGGCCGTTGACCAGGTGCGTGACAGCGATGAATTTGCCGCCGAGCGCGCGCTGATTCTGGAGCCGGTCGAATGA
- a CDS encoding uracil-DNA glycosylase family protein — protein sequence MLIELLDEVRNCSLCAEHLPLGPRPVLQASNSARILIAGQAPGRKVHAAGIPFADASGDRLREWLGIDQATFYDPDRVAIIPMGFCYPGTGKSGDLPPRPECADTWRQRLLDQLPAVQLTLAIGQYAQTWHLPDAPRQVTATVRQWQRWWPHTLPLPHPSPRNNLWLRRNPWFEAEVIPVLQESVQRILNRAQP from the coding sequence ATGCTGATTGAGTTGCTGGATGAGGTGCGCAACTGCTCGCTGTGTGCCGAGCACTTGCCACTGGGCCCACGCCCGGTGCTGCAAGCCAGCAACAGCGCCCGGATTCTGATTGCCGGCCAGGCTCCCGGACGCAAAGTTCACGCAGCAGGCATTCCCTTTGCCGACGCCAGTGGTGACCGCTTGCGGGAATGGCTGGGGATTGATCAGGCCACGTTCTATGACCCCGACCGTGTTGCCATCATCCCCATGGGTTTCTGCTATCCGGGCACTGGCAAGAGCGGTGACCTGCCACCCCGTCCGGAATGCGCCGATACCTGGCGACAACGCTTGCTGGACCAACTGCCGGCCGTGCAATTGACTCTGGCTATCGGCCAATATGCCCAGACCTGGCACCTGCCGGACGCACCGCGTCAGGTGACGGCTACCGTGCGGCAGTGGCAGCGTTGGTGGCCGCATACACTGCCACTGCCACACCCAAGCCCGCGCAACAACCTCTGGCTGCGCCGCAACCCCTGGTTTGAAGCGGAAGTCATTCCTGTATTACAGGAAAGCGTGCAGCGCATTCTCAATCGTGCTCAACCATGA
- a CDS encoding GGDEF domain-containing protein, whose amino-acid sequence MISVVNKDVPRWRSITTRQAVVTFVIALTLSIVAGLIELAEDARVLREETREQTLRLISLVEGSAAEAAFQLNPDLANQVASGLYGGGNIRYLALKDDFGRIMVEQGTLEAEPASGLLQRLFGDITDYHQPLLYNPGAGGEPQQVGEIIITLSIASIGQSYIERSLLVFVLGMIKAMGIALLVVLAFHFFITRPLLRVYNAIAEVNPRQPGDWEKPEFPIHRNDELGRLVSGLDNLMQAFQQGLDQRDELHQISTLDGLTGIPNRRRFDEFMEHQWQHAQRTREPLAVIFIDIDYFKPYNDNYGHATGDDTLRAVARSLADAMPRATDLVARYGGEEFVCVLPHTDSDGALEVAEKLRQRIQALNIPHAFSRVASQITISMGVASTTPGRHDNLAAVSDLLCLADSRLYLAKEQGRNRAVASDRSPEHAD is encoded by the coding sequence ATGATATCGGTCGTCAACAAGGATGTGCCCCGCTGGCGCAGTATTACCACCAGACAGGCGGTGGTCACCTTTGTCATCGCCCTCACCCTCAGTATTGTTGCCGGGCTGATCGAGCTGGCTGAAGATGCACGGGTACTGCGTGAAGAAACCCGGGAACAAACCTTGCGCCTGATCAGCCTGGTCGAAGGCTCGGCAGCCGAGGCCGCCTTCCAGCTCAATCCTGACCTGGCCAATCAGGTGGCCAGCGGGCTTTATGGCGGCGGTAATATTCGCTACCTGGCGCTCAAGGATGATTTCGGCAGGATCATGGTCGAACAGGGAACCCTTGAAGCCGAGCCGGCGAGCGGCCTGTTGCAACGGCTGTTCGGCGACATAACCGATTACCACCAGCCTTTGCTGTACAACCCCGGGGCGGGTGGCGAACCTCAGCAGGTGGGTGAAATCATCATTACCCTGTCGATAGCCAGCATCGGTCAGTCATACATTGAACGCAGCCTGCTGGTGTTTGTTCTCGGCATGATCAAGGCAATGGGGATCGCTCTACTGGTTGTATTGGCGTTCCATTTCTTCATTACTCGCCCACTGCTGAGAGTCTACAATGCGATCGCCGAAGTGAATCCCCGGCAGCCGGGTGACTGGGAAAAACCGGAATTCCCGATCCACCGCAATGATGAGCTGGGGCGTTTGGTCAGCGGGCTGGACAACCTGATGCAGGCATTTCAGCAGGGGCTTGATCAGCGTGATGAGCTGCATCAGATATCAACACTGGATGGGCTGACCGGCATTCCCAATCGCCGGCGCTTCGACGAGTTCATGGAGCATCAATGGCAGCACGCTCAACGCACCCGGGAACCCCTGGCGGTCATTTTTATCGATATCGATTATTTCAAACCGTACAACGACAATTATGGTCATGCCACCGGTGACGACACCTTGCGCGCGGTGGCGCGTTCACTGGCCGACGCCATGCCCCGAGCCACGGACCTGGTTGCCCGTTATGGTGGAGAGGAGTTTGTTTGCGTATTGCCACATACGGACAGTGATGGGGCTCTGGAGGTGGCAGAGAAGCTGCGCCAACGCATTCAGGCATTGAATATTCCGCATGCTTTTTCCCGGGTTGCCTCCCAGATCACCATCAGTATGGGGGTTGCCAGCACCACGCCGGGTCGGCACGACAACCTGGCGGCAGTCAGTGACCTGTTGTGTCTGGCTGACAGCCGTCTCTACCTGGCCAAAGAGCAAGGGCGCAACCGCGCCGTTGCCAGTGACCGCAGTCCCGAACATGCTGATTGA
- a CDS encoding glutathione S-transferase family protein, whose protein sequence is MGRLVEGIWRDEWYDTDSNDGAFVREDAGFREWVEPNGRFAPESGRYHLYVSLACPWAHRTLIMRKLKGLDEHIAVSVVHPHMLDQGWEYDQPEPLYGFTRHYQLYVKAKPDYTGRVTVPVLWDKQDATIVNNESADILRIFNSAFNELTGNTDDYYPSDFREDIDRINARVYDEVNNGVYKSGFATSQKAYEKACSTLFAALDWLEELLGERRYLAGKRITEADWRLFTTLVRFDPVYHGHFKCNIRRIEDYPNLAGYTRELFQWPGVADTVDFHHIKQHYYYSHDMINPPRIVPLGEGMDLQRPHGRDKLR, encoded by the coding sequence ATGGGACGTTTGGTCGAAGGGATCTGGCGTGATGAGTGGTATGACACGGATAGCAATGATGGCGCTTTTGTTCGTGAAGATGCCGGCTTTCGCGAGTGGGTAGAGCCGAATGGACGCTTTGCTCCGGAATCAGGACGTTATCATCTGTATGTCTCGCTGGCATGCCCCTGGGCACACCGCACTCTGATCATGCGCAAACTGAAAGGACTCGATGAACATATTGCGGTCAGTGTGGTGCATCCGCACATGCTGGATCAGGGGTGGGAGTATGATCAGCCAGAACCGCTGTATGGCTTTACCCGGCATTATCAGCTGTATGTCAAGGCGAAGCCCGATTACACCGGTCGGGTAACCGTGCCGGTGCTCTGGGACAAACAGGACGCGACCATAGTCAACAACGAATCAGCGGATATCCTGCGGATTTTCAACAGTGCCTTCAATGAGTTGACCGGCAATACGGATGATTACTACCCCTCGGATTTTCGTGAGGACATCGACCGGATCAATGCCCGCGTCTATGACGAGGTCAATAACGGCGTTTACAAATCCGGGTTTGCTACCAGTCAGAAGGCTTATGAAAAAGCCTGCAGCACCTTGTTTGCTGCACTTGACTGGCTGGAAGAGCTGCTCGGAGAGCGCCGGTATCTGGCCGGCAAACGGATTACCGAAGCCGATTGGCGACTGTTTACCACGCTGGTGCGCTTCGATCCCGTCTATCACGGTCATTTCAAGTGCAATATCCGCCGTATCGAGGATTATCCCAATCTGGCCGGATATACCCGCGAGCTGTTTCAGTGGCCCGGCGTAGCCGACACGGTCGATTTTCATCACATCAAACAGCACTACTATTACAGCCACGACATGATCAACCCGCCGCGAATAGTGCCGCTCGGCGAGGGTATGGATTTGCAGCGGCCGCATGGGCGCGACAAGCTTCGCTGA